A DNA window from Trichosurus vulpecula isolate mTriVul1 chromosome 2, mTriVul1.pri, whole genome shotgun sequence contains the following coding sequences:
- the FIGN gene encoding LOW QUALITY PROTEIN: fidgetin (The sequence of the model RefSeq protein was modified relative to this genomic sequence to represent the inferred CDS: inserted 9 bases in 7 codons; deleted 2 bases in 1 codon): MRVGLWNDLLGLKMQWTPEHAQWPEQHFDITSTTRSPAHKVEAYRGHLQRTYQYAWANDDISALTASNLLKKYAEKYSGILEGPAERPVLSNYTDAPSGLVNGRKNESEPWQPSLNSESVYPMNCVPDVITASKAGVSTALPPADVSASIGSSPGVASNLTEPSYSSSTCGSHTVPSLHSGLPSQEYATGYNGSYLHSTYXQPAPALPSPHPSPLHSSGLLQPPPPPPPPPALVPGYNGTSNLSSXSYPSASYPPQTSVGPGYSPGGAPPPSAYLPSGIPAPTPLPPTVPGYTYQSHGLTPIAPSXLTNSSASSLKRKAFYMAGQGXMDSSYGNYSYGQQRSTQSPMYRMPDNSISNTNRGNGFDRSAETSSLAFKPTKQLMSSEQQRKFSSQSSRALTXPSYSTAKNSLGSRTSESFGKYXSPVMNEHGDEHRQLLPHPMQGPGLRAATSSNHSVDEQLKNTDXHLIDLVTNEIINQGPPVDWNDIAGLDLVKAVIKEEVLWPVLRSDAFNGLTALPRSILLFGPRGTGKTLLGRCIASQLGATFFKIAGSSLVTKWLGEGEKIVHASFLVARCRQPSVIFVSDIDMLLSSQVSEEHSPVNRMRTEFLMQLDTVLTSAEDQIVVICATSKPEEIDESLRRYFIKRLLIPLPDSTGRHQIIGQLLSQHNYCLNDKEFALLVQRTEGFSGLDVAHLCQEAAVGPLHAMPATDLSAIMPSQLRPVTYQDFENAFCKIQPSISQKELDTYVEWNKMFGCSQ; this comes from the exons ATGAGAGTTGGATTATGGAATGACCTGCTCG GCTTGAAGATGCAGTGGACGCCGGAGCATGCCCAGTGGCCAGAACAGCACTTTGACATCACCTCGACCACTCGGTCTCCTGCCCACAAAGTTGAAGCCTACCGTGGTCATCTGCAGCGCACCTATCAGTATGCCTGGGCCAATGATGACATATCTGCTTTGACTGCCTCCAATCTGTTAAAAAAATATGCAGAGAAGTATTCTGGAATTCTTGAAGGCCCAGCTGAGCGGCCTGTCCTCAGCAACTACACGGATGCACCTTCGGGGTTGGTGAATGGTCGGAAGAATGAAAGTGAACCTTGGCAGCCTTCATTGAACTCAGAAAGCGTGTATCCCATGAACTGTGTTCCAGATGTTATCACCGCCAGCAAAGCTGGTGTAAGTACAGCTCTCCCTCCTGCAGATGTCTCTGCCAGTATAGGGAGTTCTCCTGGGGTGGCCAGCAACCTGACAGAACCTAGTTACTCTAGCAGTACCTGTGGAAGTCACACGGTACCTAGTCTTCATTCAGGGCTACCATCTCAGGAATATGCCACAGGATACAATGGATCATATTTGCATTCTACAT AGCAGCCAGCACCTGCACTTCCTTCCCCTCATCCATCCCCTTTGCATAGCTCCGGCCTCTTACAGCCACCGcca cctcctcctccaccgCCAGCCCTGGTTCCAGGCTACAATGGGACCTCTAACCTCTCCA TTAGCTACCCCTCTGCTAGCTATCCTCCCCAAACCTCTGTGGGACCTGGGTACAGCCCAGGTGGTGCACCTCCTCCTTCAGCATACCTGCCTTCAGGAATTCCTGCTCCTACTCCTCTGCCCCCTACTGTACCTGGCTACACCTACCAGAGTCATGGTTTGACACCTATTGCCCCCTC GCTGACAAACAGTTCAGCAAGTTCTCTCAAACGGAAAGCCTTCTATATGGCAGGGCAAG GAATGGACTCCAGTTATGGAAATTACAGCTATGGCCAACAGAGATCTACACAGAGTCCTATGTACAGAATGCCCGACAACAGCATTTCAAACACAAACAGGGGGAATGGCTTTGACAGAAGTGCTGAAACATCATCCTTAGCATTTAAGCCAACAAAGCAGCTAATGTCCTCTGAACAGCAAAGGAAATTCAGCAGCCAGTCCAGCAGGGCTTTGA CCCCTTCATACAGTACTGCTAAAAATTCCTTGGGATCCAGAACCAGTGAATCCTTTGGGAAGTA ATCCCCAGTAATGAATGAGCATGGGGACGAGCACAGACAGCTCCTCCCTCACCCAATGCAAGGCCCGGGACTCCGTGCAGCTACCTCATCCAACCACTCTGTGGACGAGCAACTGAAGAATACTG ACCACCTCATTGACCTTGTAACCAATGAGATTATCAACCAAGGACCTCCAGTGGACTGGAATGACATCGCTGGCCTCGACCTGGTAAAGGCTGTCATTAAAGAGGAGGTTTTATGGCCCGTGTTGAGGTCAGATGCTTTCAATGGACTGACTGCCCTACCTCGGAGCATCCTTTTATTTGGGCCTCGGGGAACAGGCAAAACATTATTAGGTAGATGCATAGCTAGTCAGCTGGGGGCTACGTTTTTCAAAATTGCTGGTTCCAGTCTAGTCACCAAGtggttgggggaaggagagaaaatcgTCCATGCCTCCTTCCTCGTGGCCAGGTGTCGCCAGCCCTCGGTGATTTTTGTTAGTGACATTGACATGCTTCTCTCTTCTCAAGTGAGTGAAGAGCACAGTCCGGTCAATAGGATGAGAACCGAGTTCCTTATGCAGCTGGACACTGTACTAACTTCTGCTGAGGACCAAATAGTAGTAATTTGCGCCACCAGTAAACCAGAAGAAATAGATGAATCCCTTCGGAGGTACTTCATAAAACGACTTTTAATCCCGCTTCCTGACAGCACAGGGAGGCACCAGATAATAGGACAACTGCTCTCACAGCACAATTACTGTCTCAATGACAAGGAGTTTGCACTGCTTGTCCAGCGCACAGAAGGCTTCTCTGGACTAGATGTGGCTCATTTGTGTCAGGAAGCAGCAGTGGGCCCACTCCATGCCATGCCAGCGACAGACCTTTCAGCCATTATGCCCAGCCAATTGAGGCCAGTTACATATCAAGACTTTGAAAATGCTTTCTGCAAGATTCAGCCTAGCATATCTCAAAAAGAGCTTGATACATATGTTGAATGGAACAAAATGTTCGGTTGCAGTCagtga